The window GAGGACGGTGTATTTGAATGTCGACTTTGTTTACCTCATTCAAATTATTTTTAATGTTAAAGCACAAATTGTTATCTTTTCTTTTTACTTCTCTTTTATTAAAACAAAACATGTTACCACATTATGAACACTTGGTGTAGTTTGATATGTAAATGAAATTCATCATAGAAATTTCTATACCTGTAATAGAAGCATTAAAATTGGTTCTAGGTTTACTTTTTTAAGTTAGTCATTTTATGTGGAAGAACTAATAGCTGATAATCTTTTCATCCCACCCTATTGAGCTTCAGGTATGCAGATTGGCCTGCCAAGATTTGAACGTTCTATAGCCCTATACGTCTGAACGTGTTGCTAAATATTTAATGTCAGTATGGCATTGTGTAGAATATCTTTTGAGTTTGTCTTTATGTTTAGACTGTTCCAGTTGGAGGGGTATTATTCAGCACTAAAACAATATTTTTGTCCTGTGCACCAATTGATTTTCGTGTTTCTCATTTCTGCCCTTTGGTGCAGCAATTGTCGACATTGCTAGAGAATCAAGCAAATGTGACAGAACCAACAGAGAGAATGAGAATCCAATCATATGCTTTAAGAACAGGAGGTCTTTTCCGGAACATAGGTGCTATGCTACTTGAACTTGGTCGGACGACAATGACATTGCGAATGGGCGAAACACCAGTATGTTTTCCCCTTCAAGAGGGTGATATCACCCTTTCTGTgattatatcccgtatttgttGTTTTCTCTGTAAAAAGTACTGACAAGGGGTAAACAACCTTAGGATGATGCTGTGGTGAATGCCGGACCCGCTGTCTTTGTGTCCACTGCTGGCCCCAATCCTATAATGGTTCAGGTTATTTTCTTGTCACATGTATACTTTATTATGCAGCCGATTGTGTGGATGATTGATACCTGTTTGTGTAGCCACTACCTTTTCAGCCGGGTCCAAGCTTTGGGGCAATTCCTGTTGGAACTGTACAAAATAGTACTGGCTTTTCTGGGGTATCTGCTAGTTCTGGCTTCATTCCAAGGAATATTGACATCAGAATACGAACAGGTTATTTTTTCTTGTTCGCGTTTATTATGCTGTTGCTAGTTACAAAGACTGCATGTTTATCCCTTGTTACTCACTCACCGGTACCAGTAGGTTCATTTACGGCTTCAAATCCGAATCGAAGAGAGCCTACTGGTTCACAGCAACCAGGGCAAGCTACTCAAACAGCTTCTAATGGTGGAAGTTCTGATCAACAGAACACGGGAGGCACTAGAAGCTCTTCTGCTGGGGAGTCAGCAGTGCGGGTAGTTCCTATTAGGACTGTAGTTGCTGCAGTTCCCACTTCTGTTGGGCGTTCAACTTCTGATTCAGCTCGAAGTCCCATGGGAATATTTTATCCAGTCTTAGCTAGAGTGCAACATGTCAGTTCTGGGAATTCTACTCAAGCATCTGATCAAAATAGTTTACATGGTGTTGAGACTCGAGACCAGGCTAATCCTGATTCTGCAGGGCAGCAGCAAAACATTGGACTCCCTAGTGTTGAAGGTAACTGACAAATTTGCAATTATTACTTCCTGTTGGTTTATCTATCAAGCACTTGCAGTGTTTTGGCCTTGAATATGGTGCTAAATATTATAAGGTAAACTATGGCTGAACTTTTCACAGGTTTTGTGGACTTGCTGTAGATCTCTTAGTGCTTGACAAGTGTGCACATATCCAACATTTGTTATCATAAAGTGGCTGTATATATTACTGGTCCTCAAAACAATCTTTATTTTGCATTAACTTTCATTGGTCATTGGTATATATTGTTCAATAGATGTCCCTCCTTGTCCAGTGTATCAATATTCCATCTTAGAAGGAAACATTCTCGTGACGGATAGTTCCAGGTTTTGTAGGAAATAAGAATAACTGAGGCTTTGACGTATACAGTTGCATCAATATTCTTTGTATGCTCCATTTCATAAAAAGGAGTTTGGGTGTCTATGGTCATATCTGGTAGAGTTTTTGTTTAATTCTGAATTCTAAGAGAGAGACAGGTAATAATGCAATGTGGTTATTATGGCAGTCATTTGTTTATTCTGaagaacttaatttttttttttttttttgcttattctGACATTGCTTTAATTTTCCTTTTGAGTATCTAAGTGAATGCAAAAACTATCTACATTTGATATGCGACAATGGTTTCAGGTAACTTCAGCTCATTCAGTGAAGTATCAAATGTCGAAGAGTTCTCTGCTCAGGACCGAAGTAGAGTTGACCAACTTCTGAGGTCATTATTCTCTAGTGAGAATGTTCATCATGAGAATGTTAATGATCACGGTGTAAGTACAAATTTCGCTAGTGGAGATGGTGCGGCAGCTGAAAACAATAGTAATTCTCAGGAGACAGCAGCAGCAGGGGATGAAGGGGTTTTCCTGTCAAATATTCTACGTCATATCATGCCAATTATTTCTGAAACCAATGGAACATCATCTACTAATTTACCTAGTGACCGATCAAATATGGATGAAGATGGAATCAATGATCGTCAAACACAGGTATATATATCCTCTTGACATCTTATTTTCCTTCGTGAAGACAATTTGACATCATGGTTGATATGAAAGAGACTTAATAGCTTTGCAATGCCCATCACTTATTGAATTGAAAGCTTGCCACAATGGACTATATATTTCAGCATCATTTTGCTTTTCTGCAGGCGCAAGAAAACACAGAGCAGGCAAGTTCTTCACATTGGCGCCGTGATCCTCCATTGCCACCAAGTTCAAAACGTCAAAAGGTATTTGCCCCTTTATCCTACCCATCAAACAGGAAAGAGAAGCCCCTAAACGCATTcctcataaaataaaaaaaaataaaaaaaaagaagttgaTGGAAGGAAGAGAAGTGGCAGGGAGGGAGTAAGAAAAGGATAATAGTCATTGTTCTGAACTGACTTAGGAttttttggaatcatatat is drawn from Lycium barbarum isolate Lr01 chromosome 8, ASM1917538v2, whole genome shotgun sequence and contains these coding sequences:
- the LOC132606074 gene encoding ubiquitin-like domain-containing protein CIP73 isoform X1, with amino-acid sequence MVGNGAEDVKICGSGDAECPETTVEIKIKTLDSRTYTLRVDKCMPVPALKEQIATVTGVLTEQQRLICRGKVLKDDQLLSAYHVEDGHTLHLVVRQPSSESTPDPQATASASSAGYSQGNRVSPGVVVGTYSSSEHGDGIFPDLNRIVTAVLGSFGISSAGSGNDGIDLNGFGPASLGNMRGSSRSQTEQADTRDQSSFTTSASARPTDVPLEALQAPVIPDSLTTLTQYLSHLTVEFRANVSGQSETTQAAGAHVADRTNLDAIARSTGQRVFPTPASLVEVIILTRQLFMEQVAECLSQLSTLLENQANVTEPTERMRIQSYALRTGGLFRNIGAMLLELGRTTMTLRMGETPDDAVVNAGPAVFVSTAGPNPIMVQPLPFQPGPSFGAIPVGTVQNSTGFSGVSASSGFIPRNIDIRIRTVGSFTASNPNRREPTGSQQPGQATQTASNGGSSDQQNTGGTRSSSAGESAVRVVPIRTVVAAVPTSVGRSTSDSARSPMGIFYPVLARVQHVSSGNSTQASDQNSLHGVETRDQANPDSAGQQQNIGLPSVEGNFSSFSEVSNVEEFSAQDRSRVDQLLRSLFSSENVHHENVNDHGVSTNFASGDGAAAENNSNSQETAAAGDEGVFLSNILRHIMPIISETNGTSSTNLPSDRSNMDEDGINDRQTQAQENTEQASSSHWRRDPPLPPSSKRQKGE
- the LOC132606074 gene encoding ubiquitin-like domain-containing protein CIP73 isoform X2 — encoded protein: MVGNGAEDVKICGSGDAECPETTVEIKIKTLDSRTYTLRVDKCMPVPALKEQIATVTGVLTEQQRLICRGKVLKDDQLLSAYHVEDGHTLHLVVRQPSSESTPDPQATASASSAGYSQGNRVSPGVVVGTYSSSEHGDGIFPDLNRIVTAVLGSFGISSAGSGNDGIDLNGFGPASLGNMRGSSRSQTEQADTRDQSSFTTSASARPTDVPLEALQAPVIPDSLTTLTQYLSHLTVEFRANVSGQSETTQAAGAHVADRTNLDAIARSTGQRVFPTPASLVEVIILTRQLFMEQVAECLSQLSTLLENQANVTEPTERMRIQSYALRTGGLFRNIGAMLLELGRTTMTLRMGETPDDAVVNAGPAVFVSTAGPNPIMVQPLPFQPGPSFGAIPVGTVQNSTGFSGVSASSGFIPRNIDIRIRTGSFTASNPNRREPTGSQQPGQATQTASNGGSSDQQNTGGTRSSSAGESAVRVVPIRTVVAAVPTSVGRSTSDSARSPMGIFYPVLARVQHVSSGNSTQASDQNSLHGVETRDQANPDSAGQQQNIGLPSVEGNFSSFSEVSNVEEFSAQDRSRVDQLLRSLFSSENVHHENVNDHGVSTNFASGDGAAAENNSNSQETAAAGDEGVFLSNILRHIMPIISETNGTSSTNLPSDRSNMDEDGINDRQTQAQENTEQASSSHWRRDPPLPPSSKRQKGE